A region from the Algoriphagus machipongonensis genome encodes:
- a CDS encoding efflux RND transporter periplasmic adaptor subunit — MAKQKSNKLLYYLLGAVGVIIVFAIIGRAAGWVGGAKETEVEFAKAKRAQIIEKVSASGEIQPEVEVKLSPDVAGEIIELNVIEGDSVAEGKLLVKIRPDNFISALDRAKANLNQQMANLAQAKASLQRSEAQFTQAELNYNRQKGLYEQKAISDADFETAQANYITAQKDLEAAKQNVIASEFVVKSSQATVNESAENLRLTNVYSPVDGIVSNLLVEKGERVVGTQQMAGTEMLTIADLSKMEVRVDVNENDIIRLSMGDTTIIDVDSYSSTGKKFKGVVTSIANTANTKASADAVTEFKVKIRILNSSYQDLVDEGTKYPFRPGMTASVEILTTTLNNALTVPLSSVTTRDNQMDTLAGGSTQPKELVFVSENGVAKIKEIKTGISDFENIQVLEGITEGEEIISGPYFIVSKQLSEGDLVKKMGNEN; from the coding sequence ATGGCTAAACAGAAGTCTAACAAGCTCTTGTATTACCTACTAGGTGCAGTAGGTGTAATTATTGTTTTTGCTATTATCGGCCGTGCAGCTGGCTGGGTAGGTGGAGCAAAAGAAACTGAAGTTGAATTTGCCAAGGCAAAAAGAGCGCAGATAATAGAAAAAGTAAGTGCTTCCGGAGAAATCCAACCTGAGGTAGAGGTTAAACTATCCCCTGATGTTGCAGGTGAGATCATCGAATTGAATGTGATTGAAGGTGACTCAGTTGCAGAAGGAAAACTTTTGGTAAAAATCAGACCTGATAACTTTATTTCAGCACTTGATAGAGCAAAAGCAAACTTAAACCAGCAGATGGCAAACTTGGCTCAAGCCAAAGCTAGTCTACAAAGATCTGAAGCACAGTTTACTCAAGCTGAACTCAATTATAACAGACAGAAGGGATTATATGAGCAGAAAGCAATCTCGGATGCTGATTTTGAAACAGCCCAAGCAAATTATATCACGGCTCAAAAAGATCTTGAAGCTGCAAAGCAGAATGTTATCGCATCTGAATTTGTTGTAAAAAGTTCTCAGGCAACCGTAAATGAATCAGCTGAAAACTTGAGGTTAACGAATGTTTACTCTCCCGTAGACGGTATTGTTTCTAACCTTCTTGTAGAGAAAGGTGAACGTGTGGTAGGTACTCAGCAAATGGCAGGTACAGAGATGTTGACCATTGCAGATTTATCTAAAATGGAAGTTAGAGTAGATGTGAATGAAAATGACATAATCCGCCTAAGTATGGGTGATACCACTATCATAGATGTGGACTCTTACTCTTCTACTGGCAAGAAATTCAAAGGTGTAGTAACAAGTATTGCAAATACTGCAAACACCAAAGCTTCTGCTGATGCAGTAACAGAATTTAAAGTGAAAATCAGAATCCTGAATAGTTCCTATCAAGATTTAGTGGATGAAGGAACAAAATATCCTTTCCGACCAGGAATGACAGCTTCGGTTGAAATTCTTACTACCACCTTAAACAATGCCTTGACAGTACCCCTTTCTTCTGTAACCACTAGAGATAATCAAATGGATACCTTAGCTGGCGGAAGTACTCAACCAAAAGAGTTGGTATTTGTAAGTGAAAATGGTGTTGCAAAAATTAAGGAAATTAAAACCGGAATTTCAGATTTTGAAAACATTCAGGTTTTAGAAGGAATCACAGAAGGAGAAGAAATCATCTCCGGACCTTACTTCATCGTCAGCAAGCAATTGAGCGAAGGTGATTTGGTGAAGAAAATGGGAAATGAGAATTAA
- a CDS encoding aminotransferase class I/II-fold pyridoxal phosphate-dependent enzyme: protein MDLFAKLKTNMGPLGKHSQFSDGYYMFPKLEGEIAPRMKFQGKEVLTWSLNNYLGLANHPEVRKTDAEAAAKWGAAYPMGARMMSGQTSLHEKLESELAKFVGKEKSYLLNYGYQGIMSVIDALLDRKDVVVYDSECHACIIDALRMHMGKRYVFPHNDIENCEKQLERATKLAQETGGGILVITEGVFGMTGDQGKLDEICALKEKFEFRLLVDDAHGFGTLGKTGAGTHEEQGVINEVDLYFSTFAKSMASIGAFIAGDEKVIHYLRFNMRSQIFAKSLPMILVEGALKRLELLQTQPELKDNLWKVVNALRDGLHREGFSTGQSNSPVTPVVLNGTVGEAAALSHDLRENFGIFCSVVIYPVVPKGMIILRLIPTAVHSLEDVEETINAFATVKEKLSGGIYKNSELAISFGE from the coding sequence TTGGATCTATTTGCAAAATTAAAAACGAATATGGGCCCTTTGGGCAAACATTCACAGTTTTCGGATGGGTACTATATGTTTCCTAAGCTTGAGGGAGAAATTGCTCCACGCATGAAGTTTCAGGGAAAAGAGGTACTTACTTGGAGTCTGAACAATTATTTAGGTCTTGCCAACCACCCGGAGGTAAGAAAAACTGATGCCGAAGCGGCAGCAAAGTGGGGAGCGGCCTACCCTATGGGAGCGAGAATGATGTCAGGACAAACTAGCCTGCATGAGAAGTTGGAAAGTGAGCTTGCGAAATTTGTAGGAAAAGAGAAGTCATACCTTCTTAACTACGGCTACCAAGGAATCATGTCTGTAATAGACGCTCTTTTGGACAGAAAAGATGTTGTAGTATATGATTCTGAGTGTCACGCTTGTATTATCGATGCTTTGAGAATGCATATGGGTAAAAGATATGTTTTTCCTCATAATGACATTGAAAACTGTGAAAAACAACTAGAAAGAGCTACAAAATTAGCACAAGAAACTGGTGGCGGTATCTTGGTTATTACCGAAGGTGTATTCGGAATGACTGGAGACCAAGGGAAGCTGGATGAAATCTGTGCACTTAAGGAAAAGTTTGAATTTAGATTGTTGGTAGATGATGCTCATGGCTTTGGTACGCTCGGTAAAACTGGTGCTGGAACCCATGAAGAGCAAGGAGTCATCAATGAGGTGGACCTTTATTTCTCCACTTTCGCAAAATCTATGGCATCGATTGGAGCTTTCATTGCTGGTGATGAAAAAGTAATCCATTACTTGAGATTCAACATGAGATCTCAGATTTTCGCAAAATCTCTTCCTATGATTCTTGTTGAAGGTGCTTTAAAAAGACTTGAGCTTCTTCAAACCCAACCTGAATTGAAAGATAATTTATGGAAAGTGGTCAACGCGCTTCGTGACGGTCTACATAGAGAAGGATTTAGCACTGGTCAGTCTAATTCACCAGTGACTCCTGTAGTCTTAAACGGAACTGTCGGAGAAGCTGCTGCTCTTTCTCATGACCTTAGAGAAAACTTTGGAATCTTCTGTTCTGTAGTGATTTACCCTGTTGTACCTAAAGGAATGATTATCCTTAGATTGATTCCTACAGCAGTTCATAGTTTAGAAGATGTAGAGGAAACCATCAATGCTTTTGCTACTGTTAAGGAAAAGTTGTCAGGTGGGATTTACAAAAATTCTGAGCTTGCAATTTCTTTCGGAGAATAA
- a CDS encoding TolC family protein — protein MKKSFFSFLFILGLGFTAFAQEITIPEGPIDLETAVAIALENNLNLERSELNQLANEATLLQNKGARYPSLSAGGSTNFNWGRSINPATNLFETQRIGNINLNASSNVTLFNAGRITNNINQTKVTLEQGLYNIEATKNTIILNVINNYINVVFNQEQVKIAESQLNVTNDQLERTIKLVEAGSLPYSDQLDLQSQLATNNVDLINAKATLNTSLLTLAQALQIPFTEDFQIQKPDLDVDDTFMVTESSASIYDVALETMPEIKAASLGVSIADYGIKLAKAGYYPTLAIGANLGTNYVDIYDEKFADQIDFNFSQSAGLQLSIPLFSRMNNKAAVQRANVQKRLAEVTELETKNQLRQDIETAYTNALASEQSYQASLTRVENLKESFRIAQQRFELGAINSVDFQVAQNNLFSAQSQLIYDKYTYIFRVKVLDFYLGNPINLN, from the coding sequence ATGAAAAAGAGCTTTTTTAGCTTCCTATTTATTTTAGGATTAGGATTTACTGCTTTTGCGCAAGAGATAACGATTCCAGAAGGACCTATTGACCTGGAAACGGCTGTTGCCATCGCATTGGAAAATAATCTTAATTTAGAAAGAAGCGAACTTAACCAACTAGCCAACGAAGCGACCCTCTTGCAAAATAAAGGGGCTCGGTATCCATCTCTTTCTGCAGGTGGTTCTACTAACTTCAACTGGGGTAGATCTATTAACCCTGCAACCAACTTATTTGAAACTCAACGAATTGGTAACATCAATTTAAATGCGTCTTCAAATGTGACTTTATTTAACGCAGGAAGGATCACCAATAATATCAATCAAACGAAAGTAACTCTAGAGCAGGGTCTTTATAATATTGAAGCTACGAAGAATACCATCATTTTGAATGTGATAAACAATTACATCAATGTGGTTTTCAATCAAGAGCAGGTAAAAATAGCTGAAAGTCAGTTGAACGTGACCAATGACCAGCTAGAAAGAACCATTAAACTTGTTGAAGCGGGTTCTCTCCCCTATTCAGACCAATTAGATTTACAATCTCAATTAGCAACTAACAATGTTGACTTGATTAATGCCAAAGCAACTTTAAATACTTCTTTGCTTACGCTTGCTCAGGCGCTTCAAATCCCATTTACAGAGGATTTCCAAATACAGAAACCAGATCTAGATGTAGATGATACCTTTATGGTCACAGAATCTTCTGCATCTATTTATGATGTAGCTTTGGAAACCATGCCAGAAATCAAGGCAGCAAGCCTTGGAGTCTCTATTGCTGATTATGGGATCAAGTTGGCAAAAGCAGGGTACTATCCAACTTTGGCAATCGGAGCCAACTTAGGTACCAACTATGTAGATATTTATGATGAGAAATTTGCAGATCAAATTGATTTCAACTTTTCTCAATCAGCAGGTCTTCAATTGAGTATTCCACTTTTCTCCAGAATGAATAACAAAGCAGCCGTGCAGCGAGCAAATGTTCAAAAACGACTTGCTGAAGTAACTGAGTTGGAAACAAAAAATCAGTTGAGACAAGATATTGAGACAGCCTATACCAATGCTTTAGCATCAGAACAATCTTACCAAGCTTCCTTGACTAGAGTTGAGAACTTGAAAGAATCTTTTAGAATTGCGCAGCAAAGGTTTGAGCTTGGAGCTATTAATTCAGTAGACTTTCAAGTAGCTCAAAACAACTTGTTTTCGGCACAATCTCAACTTATCTACGACAAATACACATATATTTTCAGAGTAAAAGTGCTTGATTTTTACCTGGGTAATCCAATTAACTTAAACTAA
- a CDS encoding Maf family nucleotide pyrophosphatase — protein sequence MESFLNNLSNKKIILASNSPRRQELLRGLEVEFEVKVNPVDEKIPSDMKPEYVAAYLSKKKADAYPDELAENEILITSDTVVIENNHVLGKPNNKDEAFDMLKSLSGSTHTVMTAVTFKDHTRQFTLEDETHVTFNFLEEEEIWHYINVYQPFDKAGAYGIQEWIGFIGVTKMEGSYFNVMGFPLHLIYRELKKWS from the coding sequence ATGGAGTCTTTCTTAAATAATTTAAGTAACAAGAAAATAATTTTAGCCTCTAATTCTCCCAGGAGACAAGAGTTGCTAAGGGGTTTGGAAGTAGAATTTGAAGTGAAAGTAAATCCGGTAGATGAGAAGATCCCCTCTGATATGAAGCCAGAGTATGTGGCAGCTTATCTTAGTAAAAAGAAGGCGGATGCATATCCTGATGAATTAGCGGAGAATGAGATTCTGATTACTTCAGATACTGTGGTAATTGAAAATAATCATGTGTTAGGTAAGCCCAATAATAAAGATGAGGCCTTTGATATGCTTAAAAGTCTTTCTGGCTCTACCCATACGGTGATGACCGCTGTCACTTTCAAAGATCATACAAGGCAATTCACATTAGAAGATGAAACTCATGTGACTTTTAATTTTTTGGAAGAAGAAGAGATTTGGCATTATATCAATGTGTATCAACCTTTTGATAAAGCTGGTGCATATGGGATTCAAGAATGGATTGGCTTTATCGGAGTGACCAAAATGGAAGGATCCTACTTTAATGTCATGGGATTCCCGCTTCACTTAATTTATCGTGAATTGAAAAAATGGTCCTGA
- the sdaAB gene encoding L-serine ammonia-lyase, iron-sulfur-dependent subunit beta translates to MANKSSVFDMIGPVMIGPSSSHTAGVVRIARAAIRVLGKKPQKAVITFYNSFARTYEGHGSDRAIIGGLMDFKTDDPKIKNALQIAEEIGFEYQFKSIGNSSIHHPNTIKLILSYEDRQVEVIGESLGGGIINIAEVDGFVANFSAKNHTLIIKAEDVSGAIAFISSVIAQEKTNIATMSVSRKGKNDRACHVIEMDSGIQEITLQYLKSLPWIKELIYIPDIDL, encoded by the coding sequence ATGGCAAATAAAAGTAGCGTTTTTGATATGATCGGACCTGTCATGATTGGACCTTCTTCTTCACATACTGCAGGTGTTGTTAGAATTGCTAGAGCTGCCATCAGAGTTCTTGGAAAGAAACCGCAGAAGGCGGTTATTACCTTTTATAATTCATTTGCCAGGACCTATGAGGGCCATGGTAGTGATCGAGCGATAATTGGAGGTTTGATGGATTTCAAAACCGATGATCCAAAAATCAAAAATGCTTTACAAATTGCGGAGGAAATTGGATTTGAATATCAATTTAAGTCCATTGGAAATTCTTCTATTCACCACCCTAACACGATCAAACTTATCTTAAGTTATGAGGACAGACAAGTGGAAGTAATCGGTGAAAGTTTAGGAGGAGGAATCATTAATATTGCAGAAGTTGATGGTTTTGTAGCAAATTTTTCTGCCAAAAATCATACGTTAATTATCAAAGCTGAGGATGTTTCTGGTGCTATTGCATTTATTTCTAGTGTAATTGCGCAGGAAAAAACGAATATTGCAACCATGTCAGTATCTAGGAAAGGCAAAAATGATCGTGCCTGCCATGTTATTGAAATGGATTCCGGCATTCAGGAAATCACACTTCAATACCTTAAATCTCTCCCTTGGATTAAGGAATTAATTTATATTCCAGATATCGACTTATAA
- a CDS encoding sodium/sugar symporter, which yields MLLEPLDLIVFIGYCLLIVGMGIFVSREKKGHVKNSSDYFLASKALPWWAVGASLIASNISAEQFIGMSGSGFALGLAISTYEWMAAVTLLVVAIFFLPVYIKKGIYTMPGFLLDRYDTRVRTTMAVFWLLLYVFVNLTSVLYLGALSLNTILNVPMIYGILGLATFAMIYSIYGGLKAVAWTDVVQVVFLVAGGLATTYIALQMVGSGDAWEGLSLLRREVPGHFSMILSQGEMMIPDGAGGVRDAYLDLPGISVLVGGMWITNLSYWGFNQYITQRALAAKNLDEAQKGMIFAGFLKLLMPLIVVIPGIAAFVIVENGIDVSFIESMKDPATNLVKSDRAYPTLLQLLPVGLKGLAFAALTAAIVSSLASMANSTSTIFTMDIYQKYFSKGASEAKQVKVGRITAFVAFLVAAIVAPALGQLDQAFQFIQEYTGFISPGVFAIFFFGVFWKKTTSNAALTAAALSIPLSFVLKVGLPNLPFIDRMGVVFLILAALMIIISLVEGKGKDHPNSIEINKELFKTSTTFKIGAVLIAGITAALYIVFW from the coding sequence ATGCTTTTAGAACCGTTAGATCTGATAGTTTTCATTGGATATTGTTTGCTCATCGTCGGTATGGGCATTTTTGTATCCAGAGAAAAGAAAGGGCACGTAAAAAACTCTTCTGATTACTTTCTTGCATCCAAAGCACTTCCCTGGTGGGCAGTTGGAGCCTCTTTAATTGCTTCCAATATTTCTGCTGAGCAATTTATCGGCATGTCTGGTTCCGGATTTGCGTTAGGATTAGCAATTTCGACCTACGAATGGATGGCAGCCGTGACACTTTTGGTAGTTGCGATTTTCTTTTTGCCTGTCTATATCAAGAAAGGAATTTATACCATGCCGGGATTCTTATTAGATCGTTATGATACCCGAGTAAGAACCACCATGGCGGTATTCTGGCTTTTGTTGTATGTATTTGTAAACCTTACATCTGTTTTATACTTAGGAGCTTTAAGTTTAAATACTATCCTAAATGTACCCATGATTTATGGGATTCTAGGTTTGGCAACTTTTGCCATGATTTATTCTATTTATGGCGGGCTAAAAGCCGTTGCATGGACTGACGTGGTTCAAGTAGTTTTCCTTGTAGCGGGTGGACTTGCTACGACTTACATCGCCCTTCAAATGGTTGGTTCTGGTGATGCTTGGGAAGGACTTAGTTTATTGAGAAGAGAAGTTCCAGGTCATTTTTCTATGATATTGTCACAGGGTGAAATGATGATTCCTGATGGAGCTGGAGGAGTGAGAGATGCATACCTTGATTTACCTGGCATCTCTGTGTTAGTAGGAGGTATGTGGATCACCAACTTGAGCTATTGGGGATTCAATCAATATATTACCCAAAGAGCCTTGGCGGCTAAAAATCTGGATGAAGCCCAAAAAGGGATGATTTTCGCAGGTTTCCTTAAGTTATTAATGCCTTTGATTGTTGTGATTCCTGGAATTGCAGCATTCGTTATTGTTGAAAATGGAATTGATGTGAGTTTCATAGAGTCCATGAAAGATCCAGCTACCAACTTGGTAAAATCTGATAGAGCGTATCCTACGCTGCTTCAGTTATTACCCGTTGGTTTGAAAGGTCTTGCTTTTGCAGCATTGACAGCAGCGATTGTTTCTTCTTTGGCATCTATGGCAAATAGTACTTCTACCATCTTTACGATGGATATTTACCAAAAGTATTTCAGTAAAGGAGCATCTGAGGCTAAACAAGTGAAAGTAGGTAGAATTACCGCTTTTGTAGCTTTCCTAGTTGCCGCGATAGTTGCGCCTGCTTTAGGTCAATTGGATCAGGCATTCCAATTTATCCAGGAATATACAGGCTTTATTAGCCCAGGAGTTTTTGCGATTTTCTTCTTCGGAGTTTTCTGGAAAAAAACTACCTCAAACGCTGCTTTAACAGCTGCGGCATTGAGTATTCCTTTGTCATTTGTGTTGAAAGTAGGCTTACCAAATTTACCATTCATTGATAGAATGGGTGTGGTATTCTTAATTTTAGCTGCACTGATGATTATCATCAGTTTAGTAGAAGGTAAAGGGAAAGATCATCCAAATAGCATCGAAATCAATAAAGAGCTATTCAAAACCAGTACTACCTTTAAAATTGGTGCTGTTTTGATTGCAGGTATTACAGCTGCATTATATATCGTTTTCTGGTAA
- a CDS encoding DUF1015 domain-containing protein: MAEILPIKAWRYQDKYAKEMELLTAPLFDVVSEKQRELLYKNPLNSIHLAVPKGPNPATNAKKTLSQWKTKGILCQDQKPGIYVYYQYFRLQGEHQERCRKGFMAHIKAYDWEEGKILRHENTIVSAVNDRIDLLKATEIQASPTHGLYEDLDNQLEAFMDEAMQNPIYEIEDYQGVREVLALIDEPNKIKKFISVLKDKPVILADGHHRLEGAIAYKNENKEQLPGQNWKGSDYHLMYLTNTVGNHLKILPTHRLFRDLNLNKTDFLEKLGGWFELKKFHDQEELGAYAFHKPWSYGLVIGEESFLMELKSDKINAYSSNYPELIKKLDLAVLHEVVFDQILGMNLEQQRSSDMIKYERNFSRCIHEVQQGKASFAVITRELELNQVMEVCKSGYVMPQKSTYFYPKALGGLLFASINQKEFEFDYGVFLK, translated from the coding sequence ATGGCAGAAATCTTACCAATCAAAGCTTGGAGATACCAGGATAAATACGCTAAAGAAATGGAGCTTTTGACAGCTCCCTTATTTGATGTCGTTTCTGAAAAGCAAAGGGAATTATTATATAAAAATCCGCTGAATAGTATTCATCTGGCTGTTCCCAAAGGACCTAATCCGGCAACTAATGCAAAAAAAACTTTATCCCAATGGAAGACAAAAGGCATTTTATGTCAAGATCAAAAGCCTGGGATATATGTTTATTACCAGTATTTTAGGTTACAAGGAGAGCATCAAGAAAGATGCAGAAAGGGATTTATGGCCCATATCAAAGCATATGATTGGGAGGAAGGAAAAATCCTTAGACATGAAAACACGATCGTTTCTGCGGTCAATGATCGTATTGATTTATTAAAAGCAACAGAAATACAAGCAAGCCCCACGCATGGTCTCTATGAAGATTTAGATAATCAATTGGAAGCATTTATGGATGAAGCCATGCAAAATCCGATTTATGAGATTGAAGATTACCAAGGGGTAAGAGAGGTGCTTGCATTAATAGATGAGCCAAATAAAATAAAAAAGTTTATCTCGGTACTAAAAGATAAACCTGTGATTTTAGCCGATGGCCATCATCGACTAGAAGGAGCAATTGCCTATAAGAATGAAAATAAAGAGCAGTTGCCTGGCCAAAATTGGAAAGGTTCCGATTACCATTTAATGTATTTGACCAATACTGTTGGGAATCATTTAAAAATCCTTCCAACCCACCGTTTGTTCAGGGATTTAAATTTGAATAAAACTGATTTTCTCGAAAAACTGGGGGGTTGGTTTGAACTGAAGAAATTTCATGACCAGGAAGAGCTGGGTGCTTATGCATTTCACAAACCATGGTCTTATGGATTGGTAATAGGAGAAGAAAGTTTTTTAATGGAGTTGAAATCAGATAAAATCAATGCCTATTCTTCTAATTATCCAGAGCTTATCAAAAAGCTAGATTTGGCAGTTTTACATGAGGTGGTTTTTGATCAAATATTGGGAATGAATTTGGAACAGCAAAGGAGTTCTGATATGATCAAATATGAGAGAAATTTTTCCAGATGTATACATGAAGTACAGCAAGGAAAGGCTAGCTTTGCCGTCATTACACGGGAGCTGGAATTAAACCAGGTTATGGAAGTATGTAAATCTGGGTATGTGATGCCTCAAAAGTCTACCTACTTTTATCCCAAAGCCTTGGGTGGTTTATTATTCGCCAGTATCAATCAAAAAGAGTTTGAATTTGACTATGGAGTCTTTCTTAAATAA
- a CDS encoding histone H1 produces the protein MSRFSEVKDLVSGLEADFEKFYEKENQAAGTRVRKGMQDLKNLAQDIRKEVQDMKNAG, from the coding sequence ATGAGCAGATTTAGTGAAGTTAAAGATCTTGTATCTGGCTTAGAGGCAGATTTCGAAAAATTCTACGAAAAAGAAAACCAAGCTGCTGGCACCAGAGTTAGAAAAGGAATGCAAGATTTAAAAAATCTAGCACAGGACATTCGAAAAGAAGTCCAAGACATGAAAAACGCTGGATAA
- the accC gene encoding acetyl-CoA carboxylase biotin carboxylase subunit, whose protein sequence is MAKIKKLLIANRGEISLRIMRTAREMGIETVAVYSEADRLSPHVKFADEAICLGPAASSESYLLGEKIIKVCKQLNVDAIHPGYGFLSENAAFAKKVTDSGLIFVGPSPEAIEVMGSKLAAKQAVSKYDIPLVPGTEEAISDIPEAKKIAKEIGYPILIKASAGGGGKGMRIVENEKEFEEQMERAISEAVSAFGDGAVFIEKYITSPRHIEIQILGDQQGNIVYLFERECSIQRRHQKVIEEAPSSVVTAEMRKAMGEAAVGVAKACNYYGAGTVEFIVDEKLNFYFLEMNTRLQVEHPVTEMITGKDLVKEQILIAEGNPISFSQEDLKINGHSIEVRVYAEDPKNNFLPDIGTLETYSRPQGPGIRVDDGFEEGMKIPIYYDPMISKLITHAETREDAINRMIRAIDDYQITGIETTLGFCKFALEHEAFRSGNFDTKFVQQYFTPEVLDPSFSDEEKEMMVALAVEFFTHAQSSLKVGESQTVKESAWRKRLD, encoded by the coding sequence ATGGCCAAGATTAAAAAACTTTTAATTGCAAACCGTGGTGAAATTAGCCTGAGAATCATGAGGACAGCTCGTGAAATGGGCATTGAGACCGTTGCAGTGTATAGTGAAGCAGATAGACTATCACCTCATGTGAAATTTGCCGATGAGGCAATTTGTCTAGGTCCAGCGGCTTCTTCAGAATCCTATTTGCTAGGAGAAAAAATTATTAAAGTTTGTAAGCAATTAAATGTTGATGCCATACATCCTGGGTATGGATTTTTATCTGAAAATGCTGCTTTTGCTAAAAAAGTTACTGATTCAGGGTTGATTTTTGTTGGGCCTTCCCCAGAGGCAATCGAAGTAATGGGGAGTAAATTGGCAGCAAAACAAGCCGTATCAAAGTACGATATTCCTTTAGTTCCAGGTACAGAAGAAGCCATATCAGACATTCCAGAAGCCAAAAAGATTGCCAAAGAAATAGGATACCCAATCTTAATCAAAGCTAGTGCTGGAGGAGGAGGAAAGGGGATGAGAATAGTCGAGAATGAAAAGGAATTTGAAGAACAAATGGAGCGTGCCATTAGTGAGGCAGTTTCCGCTTTTGGTGATGGGGCAGTATTTATTGAAAAATACATTACTTCTCCAAGACATATAGAAATTCAAATATTAGGAGACCAGCAAGGTAATATTGTCTACCTATTTGAGAGGGAATGTTCCATTCAAAGAAGGCATCAAAAAGTTATTGAGGAGGCACCATCCTCAGTCGTTACAGCCGAGATGAGAAAGGCTATGGGAGAGGCAGCAGTAGGGGTTGCGAAAGCTTGTAATTATTATGGAGCCGGTACGGTAGAGTTTATTGTGGACGAAAAGTTGAACTTTTACTTTTTGGAAATGAATACCCGTCTCCAAGTGGAGCATCCTGTGACAGAGATGATCACTGGAAAAGACCTAGTGAAAGAGCAGATTTTAATAGCTGAAGGCAATCCGATTTCCTTTTCGCAAGAAGATTTGAAAATAAATGGACATTCCATCGAGGTAAGAGTTTACGCTGAGGATCCTAAAAATAATTTCTTGCCAGATATCGGCACCTTGGAGACCTATAGCAGACCACAAGGTCCGGGAATCCGTGTAGATGATGGGTTTGAAGAGGGAATGAAAATCCCAATTTATTATGATCCGATGATTTCAAAGCTCATCACTCATGCGGAAACGCGAGAGGATGCTATCAATAGAATGATCCGAGCCATTGATGATTACCAAATCACTGGAATTGAGACCACTTTAGGATTTTGCAAATTCGCATTGGAGCATGAAGCTTTTCGTTCTGGGAATTTTGACACCAAATTCGTGCAACAATATTTTACTCCAGAAGTATTGGATCCCAGTTTTTCGGATGAAGAAAAGGAAATGATGGTTGCCTTGGCAGTAGAATTTTTTACCCATGCTCAGAGTAGCTTGAAAGTGGGGGAAAGTCAAACGGTGAAGGAATCTGCCTGGAGAAAAAGGTTGGATTGA
- a CDS encoding aminotransferase class IV — MSDFETNYVFDDKLMKWDSADSFPISNRGMNFGDGLFESMVFKNGEIRFSEKHEARLKKGLELLGLSEDKVDIDGLEKFLESTFGKKSLRIRWNVFRAKSGTYTPQSSEVHQILFIKEFSKAPEIKKLAFITNEICLFPNPWSQLKTLNSLPYVLANKEREEKKMDEVILLDQRGFISEAGSANIFWKIGSEIFTPSLRCSCLAGVGRGVIIEALTAKGLELHEGSFLPEHLAKADTVWVSNAMGISYLGKIGLIEYSTKPLSFLEGLFD; from the coding sequence ATGAGCGATTTTGAGACAAACTACGTCTTTGATGATAAATTGATGAAATGGGATTCAGCGGATTCCTTTCCCATTTCTAACCGAGGAATGAATTTTGGAGATGGACTATTTGAGTCTATGGTTTTTAAAAATGGTGAAATTCGATTTTCTGAAAAACATGAAGCTAGGTTAAAAAAAGGCTTGGAGTTACTTGGTCTCAGCGAAGATAAAGTGGATATAGATGGCTTGGAGAAATTTTTAGAATCCACATTTGGAAAAAAATCTCTCAGGATTAGATGGAATGTATTCCGTGCAAAATCGGGTACGTATACACCTCAATCTTCTGAAGTTCATCAAATTCTATTTATTAAAGAATTTTCAAAAGCGCCAGAAATAAAAAAACTAGCATTTATCACAAATGAGATTTGCCTTTTTCCTAATCCTTGGAGTCAACTGAAGACATTGAATTCGCTTCCTTATGTATTGGCAAACAAGGAGCGGGAGGAAAAAAAGATGGATGAAGTCATATTGCTTGATCAAAGAGGGTTTATTTCTGAGGCTGGTTCAGCTAATATTTTTTGGAAGATAGGATCAGAAATTTTTACCCCCTCATTACGCTGTTCTTGTTTAGCAGGGGTAGGTAGAGGAGTGATTATTGAAGCTTTGACAGCAAAAGGACTAGAATTACATGAAGGATCATTTTTGCCGGAACATTTAGCAAAAGCAGATACAGTTTGGGTGAGTAATGCTATGGGAATAAGCTATTTAGGTAAGATTGGGCTAATTGAATATTCGACAAAACCCCTCTCGTTTTTAGAAGGTCTTTTCGACTGA